The Staphylococcus carnosus genome has a segment encoding these proteins:
- the dapB gene encoding 4-hydroxy-tetrahydrodipicolinate reductase — MKILLIGYGAMNQRVARLAEEQGHEITGIIVPDKNNNYPYPTFEHISDAEGADVAIDFSNPELLLPLLDEDFELPLVVATTGEKEKITEKLEELSQKMPVFFSANMSYGIHVLTKLLEVAVPLLEGYDIELIEAHHNKKVDAPSGTLVKLYDVIKELKDNVNPVYDRHEKNEKRQPDDIGISAIRGGTIVGEHDVLFAGVDETIELTHRAQSKDIFANGALKAAERLVTKPKGYYTFDNINN, encoded by the coding sequence ATGAAGATTTTGTTAATAGGATATGGTGCAATGAATCAACGTGTCGCACGTCTCGCTGAAGAACAAGGACATGAGATTACAGGTATTATTGTACCCGATAAAAATAATAACTATCCTTATCCAACTTTTGAACATATCAGTGATGCTGAAGGAGCAGATGTAGCAATTGATTTTTCAAACCCAGAATTATTATTGCCCCTTCTTGATGAAGATTTTGAGTTGCCGCTTGTAGTTGCAACTACAGGAGAAAAAGAAAAAATCACTGAAAAACTTGAAGAATTAAGTCAAAAAATGCCTGTTTTCTTCAGTGCTAATATGAGTTATGGTATTCATGTTTTGACAAAATTATTAGAAGTAGCAGTTCCACTGTTAGAAGGCTATGATATTGAATTAATTGAAGCACATCATAATAAGAAGGTAGATGCACCAAGCGGCACCCTTGTTAAATTGTATGATGTAATTAAAGAATTAAAGGATAATGTGAATCCTGTATATGATAGACATGAAAAAAATGAAAAAAGACAACCAGATGACATTGGAATCAGTGCAATTCGCGGCGGCACTATTGTAGGTGAACATGATGTTTTATTTGCAGGTGTTGATGAAACGATTGAGCTGACACATCGTGCGCAATCCAAAGATATTTTTGCTAATGGTGCTTTAAAAGCTGCAGAACGATTGGTTACAAAACCTAAAGGGTATTATACATTTGATAACATTAATAATTAA
- a CDS encoding aspartate-semialdehyde dehydrogenase → MTKLAIVGATGLVGRKMLETVDRKNIPFDELVLFSSPRSAGTKVEFQGKTYSVQELTDEAASEHFDYVLMSAGGGTSEHFSPIFEEAGAIVIDNSSQWRMHDDIDLVVPEVNEPKFTRGIIANPNCSTIQSVVPLKPLEDTFGLKRVAYTTYQAVSGSGVAGREDLLNGEKGEAPKAYPHPIYNNVLPHIDVFLENGYTKEEQKMIDETRKILNLPELKVTATCVRVPVQDSHSVEMDVTLDKPATVKEIQDLFEKDDRVVLVDNPENNEYPLAINSTGKDEVFVGRIRKDDSLDNTFHIWVTSDNLLKGAALNTVQILEQVLSLKGVS, encoded by the coding sequence ATGACAAAATTAGCAATTGTAGGCGCGACAGGTTTAGTAGGAAGAAAAATGTTGGAAACAGTAGATCGTAAAAATATTCCATTTGATGAGCTTGTATTATTTTCATCACCGAGATCTGCAGGTACCAAAGTTGAATTCCAAGGAAAAACATACTCAGTTCAAGAATTGACTGATGAAGCAGCAAGTGAACATTTTGATTATGTATTAATGAGTGCTGGCGGTGGAACAAGTGAACACTTCTCCCCTATTTTTGAAGAAGCAGGCGCAATTGTAATTGATAATTCCAGCCAATGGAGAATGCATGATGATATTGATCTAGTTGTTCCTGAAGTGAATGAACCAAAATTTACACGTGGTATTATCGCTAACCCTAACTGTTCAACAATTCAATCAGTAGTTCCATTAAAACCATTAGAAGATACATTTGGTTTAAAACGTGTAGCTTATACGACTTATCAAGCTGTATCTGGTTCTGGTGTAGCAGGTAGAGAAGATTTATTAAATGGTGAAAAAGGTGAAGCACCTAAAGCTTACCCTCACCCAATTTATAATAATGTCCTTCCTCATATTGATGTTTTCTTAGAAAATGGATATACAAAAGAAGAACAAAAAATGATTGATGAAACACGTAAAATTTTAAACTTACCTGAACTAAAAGTGACTGCTACATGTGTACGTGTTCCAGTTCAAGATAGTCACAGCGTTGAAATGGATGTAACTTTAGATAAACCTGCTACTGTTAAAGAAATTCAAGATTTATTTGAAAAAGACGACCGTGTCGTTCTTGTGGACAATCCTGAAAATAATGAATATCCTTTAGCGATTAATTCAACAGGTAAAGATGAAGTGTTTGTTGGACGTATCCGTAAAGATGATTCATTAGATAACACATTCCATATTTGGGTAACTTCAGACAACCTATTAAAAGGTGCTGCTTTGAATACCGTTCAAATTTTAGAACAAGTTTTATCATTGAAAGGAGTTTCTTAA
- the dapA gene encoding 4-hydroxy-tetrahydrodipicolinate synthase, translating to MSRLFEGVGVALTTPFTNNEIDYEALEKHVDYLLNNNIQSIVVNGTTAENPTLSDEEKDEVLKAVVKQVDGRVPVIAGTGTNATKKSLEASLRAKEIGADAIMLITPYYNKTSQRGLVAHFTTIADAVGLPVVLYNVPSRTNMTIDVDTMVELAKNPFIVAIKDATNDFDYHNKLKERLDLSDFSLYSGNDDNVVRYFAEGGNGVISVVANAIPGDFQALYEKSKRGEAIDKDFEPISRLLNALSVDVNPIPIKALTAVEGFGNYEVRLPLVTLESSDRKQLEEAYAKYKAGEL from the coding sequence ATGAGTCGTTTATTTGAAGGCGTTGGAGTAGCTTTAACTACCCCATTCACTAATAATGAAATTGATTACGAGGCACTTGAAAAACATGTTGATTACTTATTAAATAATAATATTCAATCAATTGTTGTAAATGGTACAACTGCTGAAAATCCTACATTATCTGATGAAGAAAAAGATGAAGTTTTAAAAGCTGTTGTAAAACAAGTTGATGGACGTGTTCCTGTTATTGCAGGCACAGGTACAAACGCTACTAAAAAATCATTAGAAGCTTCATTACGAGCAAAAGAAATCGGTGCGGATGCAATCATGCTTATTACACCGTATTATAATAAAACGAGCCAACGCGGTTTGGTTGCACATTTCACTACAATTGCTGATGCAGTTGGTTTACCTGTTGTTCTATATAACGTACCTTCTCGTACTAATATGACAATTGATGTAGATACAATGGTTGAATTAGCTAAAAATCCATTTATCGTAGCAATCAAAGATGCAACAAATGATTTTGATTACCATAATAAATTGAAAGAACGTCTGGATTTATCAGATTTCTCATTATACAGCGGTAATGATGACAATGTTGTCCGCTATTTTGCTGAAGGCGGAAACGGTGTAATTTCAGTTGTAGCGAATGCAATTCCTGGAGATTTCCAAGCGCTATATGAAAAATCAAAACGTGGCGAAGCAATTGATAAAGACTTTGAACCAATCAGCAGATTATTGAATGCATTATCAGTAGATGTAAACCCAATCCCTATTAAAGCACTTACTGCTGTTGAAGGGTTTGGAAATTACGAAGTCCGCTTGCCATTAGTCACATTAGAATCATCTGATCGTAAACAATTAGAAGAAGCATATGCAAAATATAAAGCAGGTGAATTATAA
- a CDS encoding ABC-F family ATP-binding cassette domain-containing protein yields the protein MLQVTDVSLRFGDRKLFEDVNIKFTEGNCYGLIGANGAGKSTFLKILSGELDSQTGHVSMGKNERLAILKQDHFAYEDERVLDVVIKGHERLFEVMKEKDEIYMKPDFSDEDGIRAAELEGEFAEMNGWNAEADAATLLSGLGIPAELHDKKMSELENNQKIKVLLAQSLFGDPDVLLLDEPTNGLDIPAISWLEDFLINFENTVIVVSHDRHFLNNVCTHIADLDFGKIQVYVGNYDFWYQSSQLAQKMAQEQNKKKEEKIKELQEFVARFSANASKSKQATSRKKQLEKIELDDIQPSSRRYPFVKFTPEREIGNDLLFVENVSKTIDGEKVLDNISFTMDPNDKAVLVGDSEIAKTTLLKILAGEMEPDEGTVKWGVTTSQTYFPKDNSAYFDGVDMTLVDWLRQYAPEDEQTETFLRGFLGRMLFSGEEVKKKASVLSGGEKVRCMLSKMMLSSANVLLMDEPTNHLDLESITAVNDGLKSFKGSIIFTSHDFEFINTIANRVIDLNPKGAVSKEISYEEYLKETGVLN from the coding sequence ATGTTACAAGTTACTGATGTGAGCTTGCGATTCGGTGATCGCAAATTATTTGAAGATGTAAATATCAAATTTACAGAAGGTAATTGCTATGGTTTAATCGGTGCTAATGGTGCTGGTAAATCTACATTTTTAAAAATACTTTCAGGCGAGTTAGATTCACAAACTGGTCATGTTTCTATGGGGAAAAATGAAAGATTAGCAATTTTAAAACAAGATCACTTTGCTTATGAAGACGAACGTGTTCTAGATGTTGTTATCAAAGGTCATGAACGTTTATTTGAAGTGATGAAAGAAAAAGATGAAATTTATATGAAACCAGATTTCAGTGATGAGGATGGTATTCGAGCTGCTGAGCTTGAAGGTGAATTTGCAGAAATGAACGGTTGGAACGCTGAAGCCGATGCTGCTACCCTACTTTCTGGTTTAGGTATTCCTGCTGAATTGCATGATAAGAAAATGTCTGAACTTGAAAACAATCAAAAAATCAAAGTGTTGTTAGCGCAAAGTTTATTCGGCGACCCAGATGTTTTATTATTGGATGAGCCTACCAACGGTTTAGATATTCCTGCAATCAGCTGGTTAGAAGATTTCTTAATCAATTTTGAAAACACAGTTATTGTAGTATCTCATGACCGTCACTTTTTAAATAATGTATGTACACATATTGCTGACTTAGACTTTGGTAAAATTCAAGTTTATGTTGGAAATTATGATTTCTGGTATCAATCAAGTCAATTAGCTCAAAAAATGGCGCAAGAACAAAATAAGAAAAAAGAAGAAAAGATTAAAGAATTGCAAGAGTTCGTTGCACGTTTCTCTGCTAACGCATCTAAATCTAAACAAGCAACAAGCCGTAAGAAACAATTAGAGAAAATTGAATTAGATGACATTCAACCTTCTTCACGCCGTTATCCATTTGTTAAATTTACACCTGAACGTGAAATTGGTAATGATTTATTATTCGTTGAGAATGTATCTAAAACAATTGATGGTGAAAAAGTACTTGATAACATTTCATTTACTATGGATCCTAATGATAAAGCTGTTTTAGTTGGTGATAGTGAAATTGCTAAAACAACACTATTGAAAATTTTAGCTGGTGAAATGGAGCCGGATGAAGGAACTGTTAAATGGGGTGTAACGACTTCACAAACATACTTTCCTAAAGACAACTCAGCTTATTTTGATGGCGTAGATATGACGTTAGTCGATTGGTTGCGTCAATATGCTCCTGAAGATGAGCAAACAGAAACATTCTTACGCGGTTTCTTAGGTCGTATGCTATTCAGCGGCGAAGAAGTTAAGAAGAAAGCAAGTGTTTTATCAGGGGGCGAAAAAGTACGTTGTATGTTGAGTAAAATGATGTTATCAAGTGCTAATGTACTTTTGATGGATGAACCTACTAACCACTTGGACTTAGAAAGTATTACAGCAGTGAATGATGGATTGAAATCATTTAAAGGTTCAATTATTTTCACATCTCACGACTTTGAATTTATAAATACAATTGCAAATCGTGTGATTGATCTTAATCCAAAAGGTGCTGTTTCTAAAGAAATCAGTTATGAAGAATACCTTAAAGAAACTGGTGTTTTAAACTAA
- a CDS encoding PstS family phosphate ABC transporter substrate-binding protein → MKKWQVLGTTVIGASLLLGACGSGGNGGGDSKESDAKGEVKGDGSSTVGPIVEVLNEKFNKKYPNITVSSATSGTGGGFEKFIAGESDFSNASRPIKPEEKKKLDDKKVKFSDFKIAQDGVTIAVNKDNDFVKELTIDDLKKIYSGQAKTWKDVNPKYPAKQIKAFSPDQSHGTYDFFEEEVMNKEDIKAEKNADTNVIVQSVTNNKEGIGYFGYNFYEQNKDKLKEVKIKGKDGKAIAPTKKTIQDSSYALSRPLFIYTNDKKLKDNKAFGTFMKFVLEDKGKSAEKAGYVALPKKDYDDQLKKLKDLTK, encoded by the coding sequence ATGAAAAAGTGGCAAGTATTAGGAACTACAGTAATTGGTGCTTCATTATTATTAGGTGCATGCGGCAGCGGCGGTAACGGCGGAGGAGACAGCAAGGAAAGTGACGCTAAAGGAGAAGTTAAAGGTGACGGTTCTTCAACTGTAGGACCAATTGTCGAAGTTTTAAATGAGAAATTTAATAAAAAATATCCAAACATTACAGTTTCATCTGCAACATCAGGTACTGGTGGCGGATTCGAAAAATTCATCGCTGGTGAATCGGACTTCTCAAATGCATCACGTCCTATCAAACCTGAAGAGAAAAAGAAATTGGATGATAAAAAAGTTAAATTCAGCGACTTCAAAATCGCTCAAGATGGTGTAACAATCGCAGTTAACAAAGACAATGATTTCGTTAAAGAATTAACAATTGATGATTTGAAAAAAATCTACTCTGGACAAGCTAAAACTTGGAAAGATGTTAACCCTAAATACCCAGCAAAACAAATCAAAGCATTCTCACCTGACCAATCTCATGGTACTTACGACTTCTTTGAAGAAGAAGTAATGAACAAAGAAGATATCAAAGCTGAGAAAAATGCAGATACTAACGTAATCGTTCAATCTGTTACTAACAATAAAGAAGGTATTGGTTACTTCGGTTATAACTTCTACGAACAAAATAAAGACAAGTTGAAAGAAGTTAAAATCAAAGGTAAAGACGGTAAAGCAATTGCACCGACTAAGAAAACAATCCAAGACTCTTCATACGCTTTAAGTCGTCCGTTATTCATCTACACTAACGACAAAAAATTAAAAGATAACAAAGCATTCGGTACATTCATGAAATTCGTACTTGAAGACAAAGGTAAATCAGCAGAAAAAGCTGGATATGTAGCACTTCCTAAAAAAGACTATGATGACCAACTTAAAAAGTTAAAAGATTTAACTAAATAA
- a CDS encoding alanine racemase: MTAVWSVDRKKFIDNAKQVKANQNLMAVVKNNAYNYGLEFSVKAFQEAGINTFSTTSLKEAVRIRKIAPEATIFLMNAVYDFETVRENEIHMTLPSLAYYYEHKEDLEGVHVHLEFENLLHRSGLRSLDEFKEVLKDHEQNKSDKKMIISGIWTHFGYADEFDVPEYEIEKEAWLNIVHSLLEEGYKFELIHAQNSAAFYRENQQLLPEHTHGRVGIALYGSRPYSKLSEKQIQQSLTVKGNVIQVRDVQKGEYCGYSFAYEVEQNHTKLAVVDVGYGDGVLRTRAKHEATINGKRYPIKALMMSHMFVAVDDSVTAEDEVILYNEDMRIDEYTFKGVGANSEQLSALNHDSLIKEIR; this comes from the coding sequence ATGACAGCAGTTTGGTCAGTTGATAGAAAGAAATTTATTGATAATGCAAAACAAGTAAAAGCAAATCAAAATTTAATGGCGGTTGTAAAAAACAATGCTTATAATTATGGATTGGAGTTTTCTGTAAAAGCATTCCAAGAAGCCGGTATCAATACGTTTAGCACAACTTCGTTGAAAGAAGCGGTCAGAATTAGAAAAATAGCACCAGAAGCAACAATTTTTCTAATGAATGCGGTGTATGATTTTGAGACAGTACGAGAAAATGAAATTCATATGACTCTCCCCTCTTTGGCTTATTATTATGAACATAAGGAAGATTTAGAAGGTGTTCATGTTCATTTAGAATTTGAGAATCTTTTACATCGTTCAGGGTTAAGAAGTTTAGATGAATTTAAAGAAGTACTCAAAGATCATGAACAAAACAAAAGTGATAAAAAAATGATAATCTCAGGTATTTGGACACATTTTGGTTATGCTGATGAATTCGATGTACCTGAATATGAGATTGAAAAAGAAGCATGGTTGAATATTGTTCATTCACTTTTAGAAGAAGGATATAAATTTGAGTTGATTCATGCACAAAACAGCGCTGCTTTTTATCGTGAAAATCAACAACTTTTACCTGAGCATACACATGGACGTGTAGGTATTGCTTTATATGGTTCTCGTCCATACAGCAAATTATCAGAAAAACAAATTCAACAATCACTTACTGTTAAAGGAAATGTTATACAAGTGAGAGATGTTCAAAAAGGTGAATATTGCGGATATAGTTTTGCTTATGAGGTTGAACAAAACCATACCAAACTTGCTGTAGTTGATGTTGGATATGGAGATGGTGTATTACGAACACGTGCAAAACATGAAGCGACTATCAATGGTAAACGCTACCCTATTAAAGCGTTGATGATGAGTCATATGTTTGTAGCAGTAGATGATTCTGTTACTGCAGAAGATGAAGTCATACTATATAATGAAGATATGCGTATAGATGAATATACGTTCAAAGGGGTCGGCGCGAATTCAGAGCAGCTAAGTGCGCTAAACCATGATTCTTTGATAAAGGAGATACGATAA
- the cvfB gene encoding RNA-binding virulence regulatory protein CvfB — MAIRDNDIIGSIEFLKVVGLNGSTYELEGPNGEKVKLNQSEVDDDDQLEIGEEYSFFIYPNRSGELFATQNMPDITTSKYDYVKVLKTDRDGAKVDAGLPREVLIPWEDLPKVKSLWPQNGDYVLATLRIDSEKQMFARLATETIVSQMFTPVHNDELQNKIIESRPYRVLKVGSFLLSKDGYKIFVHESERKAEPRLGELVEVRIIGHNEKGELNGSFLPLAHERLDEDGQVVFDLLVEYDGELPFWDKSSPEAIKEVFNMSKGSFKRAIGHLYKKKIIDIETGKIRLTKKGEAMAASENE, encoded by the coding sequence ATGGCTATAAGAGATAATGACATTATTGGATCAATAGAATTCCTCAAAGTTGTAGGGTTAAATGGTTCCACTTATGAATTAGAAGGCCCGAATGGCGAAAAAGTGAAGTTAAACCAATCTGAAGTTGACGATGACGATCAATTAGAAATAGGTGAAGAATATAGTTTCTTCATTTATCCAAACCGATCAGGCGAACTTTTCGCAACACAAAACATGCCTGATATTACTACAAGCAAATATGATTATGTAAAAGTATTAAAAACAGACAGAGACGGTGCTAAAGTAGATGCTGGATTACCAAGAGAAGTTTTAATTCCTTGGGAAGATTTACCGAAAGTAAAATCTTTATGGCCGCAAAATGGTGATTATGTCTTAGCAACATTACGTATTGATAGTGAAAAGCAAATGTTTGCACGTTTAGCCACTGAAACAATCGTCAGCCAAATGTTCACTCCAGTACACAATGATGAATTACAAAATAAAATAATTGAATCAAGACCATATCGTGTATTAAAAGTGGGCAGTTTTCTCTTATCTAAAGATGGATACAAAATCTTTGTTCACGAATCAGAACGTAAGGCAGAACCTAGATTAGGAGAACTTGTAGAAGTACGTATCATCGGTCACAATGAAAAGGGTGAATTAAATGGTTCATTCTTACCTTTAGCTCATGAACGTCTTGATGAGGACGGACAAGTTGTTTTTGATTTACTTGTAGAATATGATGGTGAATTACCATTTTGGGATAAATCAAGTCCTGAAGCCATCAAAGAAGTATTTAATATGAGTAAAGGATCATTCAAACGTGCTATCGGCCATCTTTATAAAAAGAAAATCATTGATATCGAGACTGGTAAGATACGTTTAACTAAAAAAGGGGAAGCAATGGCTGCTTCTGAAAATGAATAA
- a CDS encoding aspartate kinase translates to MKRSVLKFGGSSVSDFTKIRNIAEMLKNRIENDEQLIVVVSAMGKTTDQLMENVAALTAEPKQQELALLLTTGEQQTVSYLSMILNDIGVNAKAMTGHQAGIKTVGHHLKSRIAEINPETFDKAFEKNDVLVVAGFQGINDEFEITTLGRGGSDTTAVALAAANNTPCEIYTDVDGVYATDPRIYKDAKRLSVVSYEEMMEMSALGAGVLETRSVELANNYNIPLYLGRTLSNVKGTWIMSQTEILEKKAVTGVALDTHMMHVTISYPLSDNQLLTELFTELEEGQVNVDMISQIVNLDGLQLSFSIKDTDLTQIKGILEKLSESYKALDYKLNDEYAKISLIGSGMRDMSGVASKAFISLINAGVPFYQTTTSEISISYVIDAKNGERAVEKLYQIFDI, encoded by the coding sequence ATGAAGAGAAGTGTTTTAAAGTTCGGCGGTTCGTCGGTCAGTGATTTTACGAAAATTAGAAATATTGCTGAAATGCTGAAAAATAGAATAGAGAATGATGAACAATTAATTGTAGTTGTCAGTGCTATGGGGAAAACAACTGACCAACTCATGGAAAATGTAGCTGCATTAACTGCAGAGCCAAAACAACAAGAACTTGCTTTATTACTTACAACTGGCGAGCAGCAAACAGTTTCTTATCTGTCGATGATTTTAAACGACATCGGAGTAAATGCGAAAGCAATGACAGGTCATCAAGCCGGCATTAAAACAGTAGGACATCATTTAAAAAGCAGAATTGCTGAAATCAACCCTGAAACATTTGATAAAGCTTTTGAGAAAAATGACGTTTTAGTAGTAGCAGGATTCCAAGGTATTAATGATGAGTTTGAAATTACAACATTAGGACGCGGAGGATCCGATACAACTGCTGTTGCTTTAGCAGCTGCCAACAATACACCTTGTGAAATATATACCGATGTGGATGGTGTTTATGCTACAGATCCACGTATATATAAAGATGCAAAACGACTCAGTGTTGTTTCTTATGAAGAAATGATGGAAATGAGTGCGTTAGGTGCAGGAGTGTTAGAAACACGAAGTGTAGAGTTAGCAAATAACTATAACATCCCATTATATTTAGGGAGAACATTATCAAATGTGAAAGGAACATGGATTATGTCACAAACAGAAATTTTAGAGAAGAAAGCAGTAACCGGCGTTGCATTAGATACACATATGATGCATGTCACAATTAGTTATCCTCTTTCAGATAATCAATTATTGACCGAATTATTCACAGAATTAGAAGAAGGACAAGTAAATGTTGATATGATTTCTCAAATCGTCAATCTAGATGGTTTGCAACTTTCTTTCTCTATTAAAGATACTGACTTAACACAAATTAAAGGTATTTTAGAAAAATTGTCAGAAAGTTACAAAGCTTTAGATTATAAATTGAATGATGAATACGCAAAAATATCTCTAATCGGTTCAGGAATGAGAGATATGTCCGGCGTAGCTTCAAAGGCATTTATAAGTTTGATTAATGCAGGCGTTCCGTTTTATCAAACAACGACATCAGAAATCAGTATTTCTTATGTTATTGATGCTAAAAATGGCGAACGTGCTGTTGAAAAATTGTATCAAATTTTTGATATTTAA
- a CDS encoding M20 metallopeptidase family protein: protein MTQSELEFVVEHRRHLHQNPELSFQEFETTAHIVDFLETLGVSYNRPLETGAIAYLEGNSEHTIAYRADIDALPIHEENEIEFKSSKDNVMHACGHDGHTTALLLFVKRCKLLADKGELPHNVVFIFQPAEETGGGANHLIKAGAFDQFPIEAVFGIHVMPFNDEGTVTILNEEITASATEYRFFLEGQSSHVANKEQGLSCGEGLQHVLNQVSTIQQYHLNGLQHNIVHIGRFEAGEAINTVPSHGYLEGTIRTYDTEDLQVVKDQMTKIAQSVQLLFGVNCEVKFEEGYPPTYNDPKLHDQVVNALHEADFKVVELDKPYLFGEDFSFYSQIAPSYFAFVGIRNEEKDWVHGLHTPKLNFDESQLIHIADYYENLLFQYGQEG from the coding sequence ATGACTCAAAGTGAATTAGAATTTGTAGTTGAACATCGTCGTCATTTACATCAAAATCCCGAATTAAGCTTTCAAGAGTTTGAAACCACAGCACATATTGTAGATTTTTTGGAAACATTAGGAGTTTCTTATAATCGTCCGTTAGAGACAGGTGCGATTGCCTATTTAGAAGGAAATAGTGAGCATACGATTGCTTATAGAGCTGATATCGATGCTTTACCTATACATGAAGAAAATGAAATTGAATTTAAAAGCAGTAAAGATAATGTCATGCATGCTTGTGGTCATGATGGTCATACAACTGCCCTGCTTTTGTTTGTTAAGCGCTGTAAGTTATTGGCTGATAAAGGCGAGCTGCCTCATAATGTTGTTTTTATTTTCCAACCTGCCGAAGAAACTGGCGGTGGTGCGAATCATCTTATAAAAGCTGGGGCATTTGACCAATTTCCAATTGAGGCAGTTTTCGGAATTCATGTGATGCCTTTTAATGATGAAGGCACAGTTACCATACTCAATGAGGAAATCACTGCAAGTGCTACTGAATATAGATTCTTCCTTGAAGGTCAATCTAGTCACGTAGCTAATAAAGAACAAGGTCTTTCTTGCGGTGAAGGTTTACAACATGTATTGAATCAAGTAAGTACGATTCAGCAATATCACCTTAATGGCTTGCAGCATAATATTGTGCATATAGGACGATTTGAAGCTGGAGAAGCAATTAATACTGTACCTAGTCATGGCTATTTAGAAGGTACAATTCGCACTTATGATACTGAAGATTTACAAGTTGTAAAAGATCAAATGACTAAAATCGCTCAAAGTGTACAATTATTGTTTGGTGTTAATTGTGAAGTGAAATTTGAAGAAGGTTACCCTCCTACTTATAATGATCCGAAATTACATGATCAAGTTGTAAATGCATTACATGAAGCGGATTTCAAAGTTGTGGAATTGGATAAACCATATTTATTTGGTGAAGACTTCAGTTTCTATAGTCAAATTGCGCCAAGTTATTTTGCGTTTGTAGGCATTCGAAATGAAGAAAAAGATTGGGTACATGGTTTACATACACCAAAACTCAATTTTGATGAAAGCCAACTTATTCATATAGCAGATTATTATGAGAATTTATTGTTCCAGTATGGTCAGGAGGGTTAA
- the dapD gene encoding 2,3,4,5-tetrahydropyridine-2,6-dicarboxylate N-acetyltransferase, giving the protein MVKDFSAEEIIQYISDAKKSTPLKVYVNGVLGQVTFPDSFKVFGSENSKVIFCEASDWEDFYNDNKNYIEEVEIEMDRRNSAIPLKDLRNTNARIEPGAFIREHAVIEDGAVVMMGATINIGAVVGEGTMIDMNATLGGRATTGKNVHVGAGAVLAGVIEPPSASPVVIEDNVLIGANAVILEGVRVGEGAIVAAGAIVTQDVPAGAVVAGTPAKVIKQTSEVEDSKREIVSALRKLND; this is encoded by the coding sequence ATGGTTAAAGATTTTTCAGCAGAGGAAATTATTCAATATATTAGTGATGCAAAGAAATCAACACCACTTAAAGTGTATGTAAATGGTGTATTAGGACAAGTTACTTTCCCTGACAGTTTCAAAGTTTTCGGAAGTGAAAATTCAAAAGTTATTTTCTGTGAAGCTTCTGATTGGGAAGATTTCTATAATGATAATAAAAATTATATTGAAGAAGTAGAAATTGAGATGGATCGTCGTAACTCAGCGATTCCTTTAAAAGACTTACGTAATACTAATGCACGTATCGAACCAGGTGCATTTATTAGAGAACATGCTGTAATTGAAGACGGTGCTGTCGTGATGATGGGTGCAACTATCAATATCGGTGCTGTCGTTGGAGAAGGCACAATGATTGATATGAATGCTACATTAGGCGGTCGTGCTACTACTGGTAAAAATGTTCATGTAGGTGCAGGTGCAGTTTTAGCTGGTGTAATCGAACCACCAAGTGCTTCCCCTGTTGTCATTGAAGACAATGTTTTAATCGGTGCTAATGCAGTTATTCTTGAAGGTGTCAGAGTTGGTGAAGGCGCAATTGTTGCAGCAGGCGCAATTGTAACTCAAGATGTACCTGCGGGTGCTGTAGTTGCAGGAACACCTGCGAAAGTAATTAAACAAACTTCTGAAGTTGAAGACTCTAAACGTGAAATTGTTTCAGCATTACGTAAGTTGAATGACTAA